The genome window atactattatttactttaaagaatagtaataataacatACGTAATACATTTTATCAGAACTTGATATCTAATAACATTCGTAATGAAATGATTGAAATGATAGATAAATCTGGCTTAAATTCTGTCACCAAGTTTGTGGtatagtaaattcatttttgtaatgacgaactagctggaactttttttttgttaattttttttacaaaataaataaaaattagacaGTTGGCAAATATTTAgattgtcatattattgtcGCTGTcataatgaatgaatttccaaaacggagtaGAGCATTAATAAGTAAGCAGACAaagcagcacattttaaaggctttcaacaaaataaaagaaatgacTCAAGGAGATAATGGAAACGTAATGAAAAAGTACAacattgtacagggttattataaataattgtagtctaagtaggcgtaaaaactgaatgtaaaatgtatggttgccgctccatataaagaacatcaaaatgatgtgattAAGTGAGGACACAGCGTTCACACTCAGGAGTTatattgggtgcaaaacaactcaatattctTGGATTgaatcgttaattaaaaaaaataaaataaaattctcatcaccgtacttttcacctaaaaaatgacagtgacagcaaTATGAAAgcggcatggcctgcttcgactacaaccACATAATACTCTGTAGAAGcaaatgacgtgacccataacctaactttttaagagcccaaattcgcggtaaaaaggtgtgttcacaagacaaaagttactaaatttagtaactctagtcaatatacagagtgattttgaaagttgtgcagatattttaataacgttctactggcttcatgtagaactcggaaaaaatttACTATACCTAATATTTACAACAATACTCGCTATTTAGTAATCTtcgtaataataaattaatccgGCCTGGATGCAGTGTCACTGGGTGTGTGGTGGATCAgtataactttttttattaaactgaaagaaatattttgcaatttaaagTACCTACTCCTCGACTGACATTTCGGGTTTCGAATTGTTAAGTTATTTCTTCCTTTGGTACAGCGACCACAGTTCAGTCGAGCTTATGTAGAGATTTTACACTAACAAATTActcttaattttaattatttaatttaatctttaaaaattggaaaagtaTTGAAAGGAAGTTGACTTGTTGACGTTTGTAAAGTTTCGCAGTGCCTGAATTGGAACTGAAAATTTTGTCTGTTTCTTGCTATGCTAAAAACGTCAAGTGAGATTCTGAAGCCTGGACTGGCtggagtattttttttaacgaaactGTACGTGTAGCTGTCACTAATCTGCATTGCAAACCGTTATCAAAGCTGCCAACCTTATTAAGTACACACAGTACCACCAACCTTATAAAGTACAAAACATATACGGCTGCAGTGTTGCTAATAACTtaattgccaactcaaacagtcaaGACTTCATCACcttgaaaaaacaatttattttttaattgcattGTTATTGTAAGAACCGggtaacatttattttacagaAGTCAATTAAttctgtttactttttttttttaactgaacgttgattatttcttttttgtggcatatttcttttttgaatCTGAAAAGGGCAACAacgtaacaaaaaaaaaagaaagttcAAAGGATGTACTTTCTATGGATCATGTCCTGTTTTCTGTTGCCAAACTGTCTTATCTACAATCCTCCCTCCTCCCTCACTCTTCATTCCCTCGAGCGATGCGTGGAAATGCACTTGTGTCGTCACAGTGTTGTTACTTGTTAGTGTTGTAATaagttttttgtttgtaaagTGGATGTGACAGTTTTTCTTATCGAATGACAAAGGTAAGTGACTTTTTCTATTCTTACCGAAGAAAATAGTAGATTGTATTATTAGGATTAAAAGTGGTACTTTTTTTGACGGGCAATAATTGCAAATCAAAAAAGTCACTTTTAATCCGAATGacacatacatttttttttccaaccaAGTAAAGAACCCATATCATGAAAagcacaaaatatttaaaaattttaaagcgaacattttattgaaaaattcgtGTAACCAAAGAGACAGGTTTgacttttgttttgtttacatacatatttagttGTTTCCTTCAAATCAACGAAGTGTCAAACTATTAGTTTcaagtaaaaaatgttaagcCTAGGATTAAAAGTACTTGTAATCCTAGGAGGTAAAAGTGTTGGCTTAGTAACACGTAACTCTTTTATACAGTTACAAAAACGTCAACTTTAGTGAcagtgttttttatttatttgtttactttGACGGGGGTTCTAGTCGGCCATAAAAACAAGTGATCATTTTCGGTACCAAATTGTCACAACAATTTATAAGACAGGACAGCTGCAAATATTCgtattttttcgatttttcaagTACGTGATCTAGAGCTATAAAGATGGCGGCACTGACAGTCATCTTCGATTACGATAAACCAAATTGTCCCCTTATTTTGactgaataataaaaatatgtatgtagaatatttagatcaaagaaaagAGTCTGTTAGCTTTCTAATTTATCCTGCCACTTATGATTGGTCCCGCAACAATTACGTCACGCAAcggcgccaaattcaaattgtCTCCTCTATCTTCCAGATAAAAATGGATTCGGACGTTGCCGATTTTGTGTCAAGATTCCACAATTTGGAGGGAAAAACATTcgaagaaaagaagaaaaatttgtattttttaatgaacgaTCTACCCAAAAATGAAGACGGATTGGTCGCGGCTCTTGTACCATCAAACCACCTTGAAGAAAGGTTCAGAGTGGAGATTCTTCTGAAACTGGAACGCCTCCCAGAACTGCTCCTGATCCTGAGGAGCGGGAAAAAATGTCTCATCTCAAGAGTACTGAGAGACAAGGGGTTCTGCAAGACAGTGGCGGAGCTTTTGGACGAATACTCTGCCGGATTCGTCGACTACATCTTCGCATTTATGTCGTACGGAAGTCGCATCAGCTTCATTTCTAAACTGGCCATCTACGGTACTACCTTGGACAAGCTCTACGACGATCTTGTCGCCCGCTATGGCTTCCAAATCGGTTCGCTCTTATTGCTAGGTTGTAGCGCCACAAAAATTGAAGAAGTGATGAGAACGAATAAAATCAGATTCTCTCCAAAACAGTTGATATTGTTGTACGAAAAACACCTCccattgtttttgttgtacCTCGAACAAGACCACCTAAATCCTGACCCCAACGTTCTCAAATACATCGTACGTCGAGACATTGAAGATTTTCTTAAGGTGAGTGAGCGATTCTTCGTTGTTGCAAGTATAGGCAAACGTACAACGAAGAAATTGCTAACCAGTCACAAAGATTTGATGGTTGCAAACGCGGaaacattcagtttttcaCTTCACATGAAGAGTGTTGCCAAAGTACTAAACCAAGACGATTTCAAAAGTTTTTACTTAAATTGTTTCCCCAAAACCCTCAATTGCTTGGAGAATAGGCCACTTGACGGATTTTACAAAGTGCGTAAAAGCCTCGGAAAACGGTACTATCAACTGTTCAAAGAGGGAGTAGAGAAAACGTACAATCGGAGTCTTTACACTTTACCCCACTGGGTCGACGACGATTTGATCGCCATCATGGAACCAGAAGAAAAACAGAAGTGGTTCCAAATCAAACAAGACAATTCTACAGAAACAGATTTGCTCAAGTACCTAGTACCAAGATGCGAATCGATCCGTGCCATAAAGCACAAAATCGACGCTGCTTCCACCACAGAATCCTTGGAACATTTCCTGGAACTGCTTCTGGTGGTTTGTAAGATCAACAACGATTTGGATCTCTTGGCAGAGGTCCAAGAGTACGTCTACTCTATTCAAAAAGATGGAGACGTTAACGTGACTGTGAGCTTTTCgtgcaaattgaaaaaacactttgaCTTGGAGGAGTTGGGCGAGGCCCACTGGAAGTTTATCAATCTCTTCGTGGAGGTACTACACGAGAAGGAAGTCAATTTGTATGGATTTTTGATCAGATATTTGGAGTTTTTGTTTCGCAATGGTCGCTTGAACGACGAGGAAATCTGTCGGCAGCGCAAATCAATAAAGAGTGTGTTTCAGGGCAAGTCCACCAAAATGGACAAAAATCTGGAGAAGTTTTTGCTATCCAGATGCGTACCATTGATGCCTTTTCTGGTAGAAAACCACGAGAAACTCGAACTCTACGACTTGAGCCTGTTAAATTCGATTTTGCAGTGGAACAAAACGCACCCCACAGATcaaatttgtgtttttgacGAGCCAAGACTGTTAGAGTCGTTCAGAAAATCGGTACTGCTCGCAATCGATACCGACAATTTTGTAGAAGAGCTGGAACCGTTGATatcgattttgcaaaatgttatctgCACCAGAGAGGAGTCAACGTTTCGGGACGAAGCCATCCAGAGCTACTTCGTACTGAGTCGGCCATTTTACAACTTGACAGTTGACTCTTGGCTGTTGAAGTACCAACCAGAGGCTGTCACTCTTAACATTGACAAATTTCACGATCACTTGGTCAGCGAATGTGATCTGAACGAAGAACGTTGCGAGTGCGCGGTTACTAGAAGATATCGGCGAGAAGTGGAAGTTGCTCGCCGGTTAAAACACTGCGAGTACTTGTTAAGATCGAAAACAGTACAGTACTGTATCGGGAAATTACGAAGTCATGAAGCAAACAGAAACGACGGAGTGAACGTAGAAGCATTATTCCGGATTCTGTCGATAATCATGCCTCCAAGAAGATTTGTAGATTTGATTGGACAATTCTACTTTCCCACAATCACCAGTACTCCCACCAAGACAAAAATGGAGAAACATATGACGAGAGTAATCACCACAAGCACGAAGTGTCTTGCGGATGTCACTTTAATTCCGGTTCTTTTGAAACGGTTCAGGTCACAACACTTGAGAAACTCTTTCAATCATCTGTGTTACGAATTGCCTGAAGATCAACTGACCACTTTTGTTGGCAACTTGCTGTGGAATGATTTTGCGATGACCAGACAAATCATTCGGTTGCTGTTTTCGGTGGGAAATGTCCAGCACGTGACGAGCTTGATTGCATTGTTCAGTACGTGCGAAATCGACGTAGATCTGCACAGGGGCATGTACGAGCTGCTACTGAAGTACTTAAGCAAAAACCCTTCCGATGAGTGTTGGGGGAATGTAAAGAACTATGTCGAGGTCTTGCTGCACAAACACACCAACAAGAGTCTAGTTTCAGTGGTGTTCGACGTGAAGAGGATTCCACAGAAGTACCAAGACGCACATGTGATCTTCTTGTGGAAAGAAGTGAAGAAAAATCGAGGCCTGTCTGGAGGTGTGCGTGTACTGTTGTCTTCGATCACGCCAGAGCTGTGCCAAAAGCTTCCTTTACAGTTTTTCTTGGAGGTCCTGTCAAGCGACTCGTTCCAAGGTTGTCAAAACTCTGTCAGCAACTATCTCAGAGCGGTTCTGCGCTCCACAGATCGCCCAAACGAAGTGTTCGCCTGGATCTTCCATTTCGTCTTGTTGATAAAAGAGGGCAAGATACAATTCCTCGATGGGCGAAGGTCCGTCGCCGTGATCTCCACGTTCGTGAGCAACTTCCTCAAAAGTGTGATCGGCACCGACAGAAACAACCGCGATATTTTCAACATCTTCTTCAAGAAGTGGTGCGATATGTTCACCGTGGTCGAAACTCTCGATGAATTTTTCCAATTGGCGTTCGCCTCATACTATTTTAATTCGGGGGTGAGGTTGTTGCAATTGAGTCCAGATTTGATGCACTTCGTCAAGGGGGTGGCACAGAAATTCGGGATTTTGGTGGTCCAGGATTTTGCGACGGGGTTGAAACGTGCGCTGAAGCACTTTCACGATTGTGACGACGGCAGCGAAgagtttttcttgttttgtttGGATCTGTTGAGGATTGCGGATGACTTGGCCGGGTTTAATTTGGTGGTGAATCTTTTGCCTACGAGGGAACCGTCACGAAACGGTCCCAAGAGGTTGTTGTGGAAGATAATCCAGCATTTGCAAGAAGTACCGGATGAAACGGTTGAAATGCTAGTCAATTTTTACGTACTGGACATGCAGGGAGATCCGGAGGACTGATGGTTGTAACGAAACAAATGTTTTGATGCAAAAGACTAAAAAATGATCGAAAGAAGTTTAGTATGTTGGCATCCCTGGTCAGCCTCATCATTGCCAACGTCTCACCTCTCACCTGTTGGTTCACTTTTTAGGTTAACGTTTTGCAAGTTTAATGTTATTGTTCATAAATTATaaagattttataaaataatcgtgCAATCAGTTGTATTAATGTGAATTAAAAGCAAtacaaataaatgtatttaggATTaagaatcatttttaaaaataaagcgATGATaacaactttattttatttgacgtttgaatttgaaaattaggTAAGCCAACATAAAAGTGTGTTGCCAAcgtatcaaaaaaaaaacaacacaacatttatagtcacttggTGTAAGATATTTACTTGAATTTGAGTGAAATATTCATAATCAGTAATCACAAAATAAATACGTTGGATTCCCCTCGTTCTCCTGGTGAATTTTCTCCAAACTAATTGATCCTGGGATGTGTAATCCGGCTttaaaatttcttcttttagtttttagcTCCCAGAACATAAAGCCCAGTAAACTCTCTTCAGTTGGATATTATATTTATTGGAAGGTATTTTGGAATCCTTTATGTGTTACGTATTAAGTATAAACGAATTAATCAGCGTTAAAAATATTCGTGACACATTTGGATATTTTGTAGATGCAGCGACCTTGAGAAATAAACCGGTGGTGAATCattgtgattttattaattcattgCACGGTTTTTGCAAAAGTAAATGTGGGAAATAATACCTAAGTGAGGCTGAAACACGGTTCAAATTGTCTCGGAACGATAAAGGTAAACAAATCTTTTTTCGGAAAACTCGAACGcgatgacataacctcaaaataacacacaaaaaaagtctctacaaaatgttttgtcCACACTTTATCAGACAGTGTTTATTCATTGGAAAATCCGTAATTACAGTGTTGACAAAGGTTTTTCGACATTATAAACATTCTAACATTCACGCTTGCATAACTGGTTGTATACTTGTAAAAGTCCATTTTCTTCGATTCTCCTCTATACAAATCGGCGGCAAATTTAAATTCCCGTGTTTCAGGAGCATGGAGGTCAAGGATTTCGCCTCAAAATTTCACTCTTTGGCTGGAAAGTCGATCGGTGAGAAACGCAAAAGCTTGTTCCTTCTTCTCAATAACATTCCCTCCGATCACGACGCCATACTCGCGTCCGTCACAGCGACAAACTACCTCGAAACTCTGTTCAGACTTGAGCTGCTGTTGAAGCTCAAGCGCGTCCCGGAGCTGATCCAGGTGCTGAAAAGCGAAGAGGAGTACCTCCCCgcaaaactattaaaaaacaaatggttctgtcaaaaactggcgTCCCTTCTGGACGAAGACAGTACCGATTTTGTCAACGGCGTCTTACCGTTTACCTCGTTGGTTATTCGGCAAAGAATCATTCGCAAACTGGCCCGGTACGGAACAAAACTGGACACGGTTTTCGACGAGGTTCGCGCCCGTTACGGCATCCACATTGCGAGAAACTTATTGGTCGCTTGTAGCGCACAAAAAATCGAGGACGTCCTCAAGGGTCAAGGAGTTGTTCTCCTGCAAAGTCACGTGGAGTTGTTGTATCGGAGGCATCCCCAGCTGTTCGAGTTTTACGTGGAGAAACACCAAAACGACATCGAGGAATCGGTGATGAATAAAATTGCGCGTCAAGATGTCGagagttttttcaaaatggtacAAACATTTCACTTGAGGGCTAATCTAGGCAAGAGGTTGACCAGGAGGTTGTTGACGAATTTCAAAGAGCGGATCATAGAAAATGCGGACAAGTTCAGTGTTTCTCTCAAAATCAAGACTGTGGTTGGAGCGTTGAGCGAAGAGGAGTTCAAGAGATTTTATTTCAAGTGTTTCCCCACATCTATCAGTACCTTGCAATTCGGAGGGTCTTCccttttgtacaattttattaacaagTTGGACGCACGTCGGTACTACAGATTGTTGGCGGAGGGACTCgagaaaattttgaacaaGAGTATTTACGATTTCCCGGATTTGGTGAGCGAGAGCATGATGGAAGCGATGGATGTTGACGAAAGAGAGAAGTGGATCGCTattaaaaagaagaaaggCGAGTCGGAGACGGATTTGATCAAGTTCATGAGAGTGAGCGATGCCGTtccgttaatcaaaaataaaataaacgtcaCTTCGTCGGTCCACTCCAGAGAGAAACTTCTTATGCTCCTGGTGGAGACTTGCAAAATCAATTCGGACATGACCGCGTTCGCTGAAGCTCTAGAGTACGTCAGGTTCAGGCACAGAAATGATGATCAGTCGGTCCTCGCAGGGTTTCTCTTCCAAGTCGAGTTTCATATCCCTTTGGAAAAATTAGAAGAACGCCATTGGGACTCCATCAACGCCCTGTTGGACTTGCGGGAAAGCGCCGACTCTCACTTCACGGACTTCACGGTCAAATACGTCGAGTTTTTGTTCCGCAAAAATAAACTGAGCGAAGAGCAAgttttgaaattcctcaagacaaaaaagaagatacgCCGAGACTGCAAAGTGGGCGACAAAGACTTGCAGAAGTTGTTGCTCCTGAAGTCGATCGAACTGGCCCCGAAACTGATGGAAAAACACGAAGAGCCGCATTTCTTCGACTTGACCGTCATCGGTTCCATCTTGGAGTGGAACAAAGAACACGCCGAGgacaaaatttcgatttttggCCACCCCAGGTTGGTGGCGTCGCTGCAGGAATCGATCAAACAAGCGATAGAGTGCGACACACATATTCCCCATCTGTACCGCCTGGTTCCCATTTTGAAAGAAATCATTTGTACCAAAGAGGAGTCGACTTTTCGGGATGAaatcatcaaaaaatattttctcatgGGGTTTCGATTCTACGACGTGCAGATTGACGCTTGGTTGCTGAAACATCAGCCCGAACTGGTCGCACTCCATTTTGAAAAGTTCTTGGCCCACTTGATTCACAGTTACCACCCAAACATCGAGATCATCAATTGTTTGAAGAAACATTCGGACTTTTCATTTGGCGAAAGAACTGTCAATTATTGCGTCGAGAAAATCGGAAACAACGAGACCGAAGAGAAGTTGTTTGTCATCCTCGCTGTGTTGATGCCAGCTGAGACGTTTTTACGATTTGTGGCCCCGTTCTGTCCCGTTTCTGATAAAATAGAGGGCAGTGGCGAAGATAGTAGGGTGGCACAGCGAGCTCAATCGGTCGCCACTAGTTTCAAGTACGCCGGGAGCGCTGCAGTGCTGCCAGATTTGGTGAAATACTGTAAGGGGGACTTCTTGAGGTACTCTCTGGAGTCGCTCTACTACCTCTTCTACCATTCTCCTGAAAACAAGCTGAGCACGTTCGTGAACGAGTTGTCTTCCAAAGCGGTGTCAGTCAGGAAACACTCGATCTTCTTGACGTGCATCGTGGGCAGCGTCGACGACGTCGACAAACTCGTGGCGCGCTTCATCCAGAACGAGCGCAACGTCTCCGTCCAGAAACACCTGTTCACCGCGGCCTTGAAGTACTTCATCAAGAACCCGTCGGACCGGTTTTGGGAGTGCGTCAAGGCTTGCATGACCAACTTGGACAAGAACGACACCGAGAGCTTCTCCACGTTGGTGAACCTCCGCCAGATTCCCTCCGAGTACCAAGCCCGACACGTCATCTTCGTCTGGGAGATTTTGCAGAAAACCGAAGACACCGACAAGAACTTGCCCAGATTGCTCTCGTCGATTTCCGCCGAGGTGTTTCGAAACTTCCCGCTCGAGTTCCTTCTGGAAGTCATCACGGGAAGCTTCCTCGTGAGCGGGTCGAGCTGCGAGAGCGCCATTAACGATTTCGTGGTGTTGTCCTTGACGCGAACTCACTACACCGCGCAAATCATGGACGCGATTTTTGACGTTGTTCGCAAGTTCAAAGAGACAACTTACGACACGCTCGAACAAGAGAAGAACGCGAGGGAAGTGGTCCACTATTTTGTCAGCAATTTGGCGAACAAGTTGGGGTCTGAAGAGGAGAGTCTCGAAACGCTTCGCGAGTTTTCGCAAAGGTGGCATGGCATGTTTACGACGACTGAAACCTTCAAAGAACACTTGATCATAAGCTTCAACCAGCTCTTCTTAGAAGCGGGAAAAGATTTGACAAGATTTAGCGACACAATCGCCGAGTTTTTGGACAATTTGGTCTCGATCTACGGAGTTGTGATTGTCGATGTTTTTGCGTCAGAACTGAACTACTCGTTGAAGTCGCTTCTGCGTTGTTACGCTGAGCCTAATGAAGATTTCTTCGCATTTTGTTTGAATATCTTCAAGAAGTGGGACAATTTGGTTTTCTACTTGTTGTTGATAAAACTGCTGCCTACAAAAGAACCTTCTGAAGACGACCTCAGAAGGCTCTTTCACGAGCTTGTGCGAGGCTTGAGACAAGTTCCGCAAGAGTCTGTTCAAGTGTTGATGAACCTCTTTGTTATGAACATAGAGTAGACGCCAGAGCTTTACTCATTTGCAAAACTAACGGCCGTGAAGAAGTATTTTTACAGGATTAAAGTGTAGGTTAAAGAATTGTTACTTGTTTAtacataaatatatttttatggtTGCGCAATAAAATCATATTGATACAatgattgtttattttgtaacaAGATATTTAACGTATtcgataaaatatgtataacaaCATATTAAACCTAACAATGGAAATGTTTGAGTAAGTAATGGTTGTCCTCGGAATTATTACataaaagcaaaaattaaCCAAACCGGCACAAAGCATgactaatttttggcactttcatcaagtaaaaaaaatgaaattagtCTTCAGATCCCTTTGGTCGTATCCAACGGATGAAACTTTAAAAAGCTACACGACTAGAACTTATGCAACTAAACGACGAATATGGCGAttagataaaattaatttgacgaGAAAACACCGATTTATTCGGCCATTTGTAGCAAGGAATTTATTGTGCCGTCTTTGTTGCCCCTGTTGGCCTCAAAGACGGTTTTGATCACCTCTTTGTCGATGTTCGGGAACATCTCTTCGATTTGCTTGAGCTCGGACTCGCTCAACACCGGCATGGGATTCTCGACAGGTGGCGCTGTGTACACCTTCAGCGGTTTGATGATGCTGCCGCCGCCCACGTTCGGCACCACCATGACGGGCGCGGGCGGTGGATATTTGTACGCCGGGAACACCAAATAGCTCAGAACGAGATTCACCATCCCCTCGACCCCCTCGCCTTGCTTGCCGTTCAAGGGGTACCAGTCCTCGTGGGTTTCCCCCGCCAGGACCTGCTGTGGGATCTGGAATTGGGTCCAGGCGATCAGCTCGTCCATGGTGAAGGAGCGCTCGTCGAAAATCTCCAGAGTTATGGTGTTGATGCCTTGGGGCAGCAAACTAGAATGAGAAAAATTAATCTGTTGCAAAAATGGCAATGGGGGGAAGTACCAGTGAACCACTTTGTTCCAGCGCGGGTTTTTCCCGCCGTTCGGGTCCGTGTGCGTCTCGTAGACGCAGTGGCCGACGCGGATTCGCGCGTAAGGGTCCATCCTGGTCATTCCGTAGTTCTTTGCAAGTTTGGCTTGAGCAACTGTGATACTCAGTCTTCCTACAGCGTTTGTGTATGATTGGCCGCCACTAAGCTGGTGGTGCAGCGCCATGGCTGTTTGACGATCCGCGGCTTCTTGCTGCTGTTGCACCGAGATGTTAATGCGCAAGAAGTCTTCAGGGAGAGGTCCCAACAACACCTAAATCGACGTTACCAAGCGGAATTTGTACAGTTGAGGGACTTACCCGACTTCGCCGCTCGCCCACTTTATCGTTTATCGCAGAGGCCATCGTTGTACTCTTAGTGTCTTGAGCTAACGCATTAATAATGTATCGGCGTTATTTAGAATGACAATAATATTTGGATCAGCTGTTTGTGATTCACGTCACAGCTGTGTCAGTCGCACGCGACAAACCCCAATCGACCAAAGTCCCTAGTAACAAagggaaaatatttgtttctcTCTTTTCTGTGTACAATTTAGCccttcatttaattttattttaatcaatgaATAACTTTACATAATTCTCCACTACAATATGTTTTTGTTACGCTCAAAAAAGTCGCAAAATTAAATAGACACACACCGGAAGGTGTGTACACCTGGATACCAAAAGTCCCTAAATGCTGACGTTTGTTTATATTGAGCAACATGGCGGGTGTTTGTGCTTcctgaacaaaaataaaaataatttgtttgaaggtttaaaaaatggtgGTGTGTCCCGCAGATCACGGCTTGCAAGCCGACATAATATTTGTGATTGAAGGAACCGCAGTAAACGGAGCTTACATAAACGACTTAAAAACAAACTACATAATTCCTTCACTGGAGTAAGTGatcaaattgtaaaatttcttCCTCAACTTGCATGTTTTTGGTGCTTATTATGATGATTCATGAACGGATAGTTGAACGAGGTTTGAGGTACTGAGCAATCAGTGTAACCTTGCTTTGTTATGACAAGAATTACACGCTGatgtaacaattttgtttgtttttgttgccCCCGCGAGTAGACTTTTTTCCTATGTTAGGCATTTTTCCAGATACTTCAGCCAGGGAAATATTGACGAAAACAATTATTTGTCAGAGGGTGTTAACTGTTACTATGGCATTGTGGTGTACCAAGCAGCTGATTGCTTGCCACACCCTAGCAGTGATACAATTGGCCCCTTTGTGAGCCCCAATAAACTGTTGAGCGCGATTGAAAGATTAGAGTGAGCGATTCGTATTAATTCCATTGAGACGCTTCTAAGGGGTTGATTTTAGACTGATTGGGGGTAAAGGAGAATCTCACGCTAATATCGCAGAAGGTTTGGCTACAACGCTTCAATGTTTCGAGGAATTGCAGCAGAAACGTGACAACAATGTCGGCGTACAAAGACATTGCATTTTAGTGTGTAACTCCCCCCCTTATTCTTTGCCAGTGTTTGAGACTCACGCGTACACTGGAAAAACGTCTGAACAACTGGCGACGATTCTGCAAGAGGTAATTTCGCGGTTGCAGCgtccaaaaataaattgtttcgtTTTTAGAAGAGTATTAATCTGTCGATAATCTCGCCGAGGAAGATTCCGTCGCTG of Tenebrio molitor chromosome 6, icTenMoli1.1, whole genome shotgun sequence contains these proteins:
- the LOC138133791 gene encoding uncharacterized protein; amino-acid sequence: MTKIKMDSDVADFVSRFHNLEGKTFEEKKKNLYFLMNDLPKNEDGLVAALVPSNHLEERFRVEILLKLERLPELLLILRSGKKCLISRVLRDKGFCKTVAELLDEYSAGFVDYIFAFMSYGSRISFISKLAIYGTTLDKLYDDLVARYGFQIGSLLLLGCSATKIEEVMRTNKIRFSPKQLILLYEKHLPLFLLYLEQDHLNPDPNVLKYIVRRDIEDFLKVSERFFVVASIGKRTTKKLLTSHKDLMVANAETFSFSLHMKSVAKVLNQDDFKSFYLNCFPKTLNCLENRPLDGFYKVRKSLGKRYYQLFKEGVEKTYNRSLYTLPHWVDDDLIAIMEPEEKQKWFQIKQDNSTETDLLKYLVPRCESIRAIKHKIDAASTTESLEHFLELLLVVCKINNDLDLLAEVQEYVYSIQKDGDVNVTVSFSCKLKKHFDLEELGEAHWKFINLFVEVLHEKEVNLYGFLIRYLEFLFRNGRLNDEEICRQRKSIKSVFQGKSTKMDKNLEKFLLSRCVPLMPFLVENHEKLELYDLSLLNSILQWNKTHPTDQICVFDEPRLLESFRKSVLLAIDTDNFVEELEPLISILQNVICTREESTFRDEAIQSYFVLSRPFYNLTVDSWLLKYQPEAVTLNIDKFHDHLVSECDLNEERCECAVTRRYRREVEVARRLKHCEYLLRSKTVQYCIGKLRSHEANRNDGVNVEALFRILSIIMPPRRFVDLIGQFYFPTITSTPTKTKMEKHMTRVITTSTKCLADVTLIPVLLKRFRSQHLRNSFNHLCYELPEDQLTTFVGNLLWNDFAMTRQIIRLLFSVGNVQHVTSLIALFSTCEIDVDLHRGMYELLLKYLSKNPSDECWGNVKNYVEVLLHKHTNKSLVSVVFDVKRIPQKYQDAHVIFLWKEVKKNRGLSGGVRVLLSSITPELCQKLPLQFFLEVLSSDSFQGCQNSVSNYLRAVLRSTDRPNEVFAWIFHFVLLIKEGKIQFLDGRRSVAVISTFVSNFLKSVIGTDRNNRDIFNIFFKKWCDMFTVVETLDEFFQLAFASYYFNSGVRLLQLSPDLMHFVKGVAQKFGILVVQDFATGLKRALKHFHDCDDGSEEFFLFCLDLLRIADDLAGFNLVVNLLPTREPSRNGPKRLLWKIIQHLQEVPDETVEMLVNFYVLDMQGDPED
- the LOC138133595 gene encoding uncharacterized protein, translating into MEVKDFASKFHSLAGKSIGEKRKSLFLLLNNIPSDHDAILASVTATNYLETLFRLELLLKLKRVPELIQVLKSEEEYLPAKLLKNKWFCQKLASLLDEDSTDFVNGVLPFTSLVIRQRIIRKLARYGTKLDTVFDEVRARYGIHIARNLLVACSAQKIEDVLKGQGVVLLQSHVELLYRRHPQLFEFYVEKHQNDIEESVMNKIARQDVESFFKMVQTFHLRANLGKRLTRRLLTNFKERIIENADKFSVSLKIKTVVGALSEEEFKRFYFKCFPTSISTLQFGGSSLLYNFINKLDARRYYRLLAEGLEKILNKSIYDFPDLVSESMMEAMDVDEREKWIAIKKKKGESETDLIKFMRVSDAVPLIKNKINVTSSVHSREKLLMLLVETCKINSDMTAFAEALEYVRFRHRNDDQSVLAGFLFQVEFHIPLEKLEERHWDSINALLDLRESADSHFTDFTVKYVEFLFRKNKLSEEQVLKFLKTKKKIRRDCKVGDKDLQKLLLLKSIELAPKLMEKHEEPHFFDLTVIGSILEWNKEHAEDKISIFGHPRLVASLQESIKQAIECDTHIPHLYRLVPILKEIICTKEESTFRDEIIKKYFLMGFRFYDVQIDAWLLKHQPELVALHFEKFLAHLIHSYHPNIEIINCLKKHSDFSFGERTVNYCVEKIGNNETEEKLFVILAVLMPAETFLRFVAPFCPVSDKIEGSGEDSRVAQRAQSVATSFKYAGSAAVLPDLVKYCKGDFLRYSLESLYYLFYHSPENKLSTFVNELSSKAVSVRKHSIFLTCIVGSVDDVDKLVARFIQNERNVSVQKHLFTAALKYFIKNPSDRFWECVKACMTNLDKNDTESFSTLVNLRQIPSEYQARHVIFVWEILQKTEDTDKNLPRLLSSISAEVFRNFPLEFLLEVITGSFLVSGSSCESAINDFVVLSLTRTHYTAQIMDAIFDVVRKFKETTYDTLEQEKNAREVVHYFVSNLANKLGSEEESLETLREFSQRWHGMFTTTETFKEHLIISFNQLFLEAGKDLTRFSDTIAEFLDNLVSIYGVVIVDVFASELNYSLKSLLRCYAEPNEDFFAFCLNIFKKWDNLVFYLLLIKLLPTKEPSEDDLRRLFHELVRGLRQVPQESVQVLMNLFVMNIE
- the LOC138133603 gene encoding toll-interacting protein-like encodes the protein MASAINDKVGERRSRVLLGPLPEDFLRINISVQQQQEAADRQTAMALHHQLSGGQSYTNAVGRLSITVAQAKLAKNYGMTRMDPYARIRVGHCVYETHTDPNGGKNPRWNKVVHCLLPQGINTITLEIFDERSFTMDELIAWTQFQIPQQVLAGETHEDWYPLNGKQGEGVEGMVNLVLSYLVFPAYKYPPPAPVMVVPNVGGGSIIKPLKVYTAPPVENPMPVLSESELKQIEEMFPNIDKEVIKTVFEANRGNKDGTINSLLQMAE